The following proteins are co-located in the Pomacea canaliculata isolate SZHN2017 linkage group LG8, ASM307304v1, whole genome shotgun sequence genome:
- the LOC112571172 gene encoding proto-oncogene c-Fos-like isoform X2, with translation MLQLPATCPLQSSSHPREMRVAGRARGGNCCGRTWRRWRDGVFADLLVCTDLLRLTPAEEAQRMRRKEQNRRAARRFRQNRKLRESVLEEEISNLEVKNAGLRDKIKELQQLKDLLLQHVTAHFIKHHLPDSPQSGVGHPPRGLPDAMLRLPRCLPAFDKPETH, from the exons ATGCTGCAACTTCCTGCAACCTGCCCTCTGCAGTCGTCCTCACACCCACGTGAAATGCGAGTCGCCGGGCGCGCGAGGGGCGGCAACTGCTGCGGAAGGACATGGCGACGCTGGCGAGATGGCGTCTTCGCTGACCTCCTCGTCTGCACGGATCTGCTCCGG CTGACCCCTGCCGAGGAggcacagcgcatgcgcaggaaAGAGCAGAACAGGAGAGCCGCGCGACGATTTCGTCAGAACCGGAAGTTACGGGAGTCGGTTCTGGAAGAG GAGATAAGTAACTTGGAGGTGAAGAATGCAGGGTTAAGGGACAAGATCAAAGAGTTGCAGCAACTGAAGGACCTGCTGCTGCAGCATGTGACCGCTCATTTCATCAAACATCATCTCCCAGACTCTCCGCAGTCTGGGGTAGGTCATCCACCCCGGGGCCTCCCCGACGCCATGCTGCGTCTTCCGAGATGTCTCCCCGCCTTTGATAAGCCAGAGACACACTGA
- the LOC112571172 gene encoding proto-oncogene c-Fos-like isoform X1: protein MESEYSMDLESFSAGCAEKLFESHFATACSTFSAAGSESLDTELAEAARMAYESGTITPLVKQELRLVIQTRRLSQGKDELRVAFSAPCSHQLTPAEEAQRMRRKEQNRRAARRFRQNRKLRESVLEEEISNLEVKNAGLRDKIKELQQLKDLLLQHVTAHFIKHHLPDSPQSGVGHPPRGLPDAMLRLPRCLPAFDKPETH from the exons TGAATATTCCATGGACCTCGAGAGCTTTTCAGCGGGATGTGCAGAGAAACTGTTCGAGTCCCACTTCGCGACGGCCTGCTCCACTTTTTCAGCTGCGGGATCGGAAAGTTTGGACACAGAACTCGCAGAGGCAGCCCGGATGGCATATGAAAGTGGGACCATCACACCACTCGTCAAACAAGAACTGAGACTAGTCATTCAAACCAGAAGATTGTCACAAGGAAAGGATGAACTGAGGGTGGCATTCTCCGCGCCGTGCTCTCACCAG CTGACCCCTGCCGAGGAggcacagcgcatgcgcaggaaAGAGCAGAACAGGAGAGCCGCGCGACGATTTCGTCAGAACCGGAAGTTACGGGAGTCGGTTCTGGAAGAG GAGATAAGTAACTTGGAGGTGAAGAATGCAGGGTTAAGGGACAAGATCAAAGAGTTGCAGCAACTGAAGGACCTGCTGCTGCAGCATGTGACCGCTCATTTCATCAAACATCATCTCCCAGACTCTCCGCAGTCTGGGGTAGGTCATCCACCCCGGGGCCTCCCCGACGCCATGCTGCGTCTTCCGAGATGTCTCCCCGCCTTTGATAAGCCAGAGACACACTGA
- the LOC112571246 gene encoding uncharacterized protein LOC112571246, which translates to MTYVEVRCVLLFAVFSCKMFSSFDADLLAASAQAQATGSLTPILKKELWLKIQTRRLLEGKEELVLPTATPTTYKITQAEKVKKARRREQNRRAAKRFRQKEKRRRQHLLTLIDDFESRNERLETERHRLQQERSLILSRIAHHTKLCSSCPKRLTPSEVMVEKDISQGCIPLSKRTEVEGRGKDVAARASDTAAESVEVTSALAGCSRDLQKGWCTVAVSPDANAGDGNEKNRPEESENRVRLADDVTGSGGICLLIRNLGADSTQQTIVLNIPATVVTLSEQADSPTLQDPSQHPSQQPTQQPTQQPLFKEVPRQTDPEHSVCFQPQPCVQPNSGQADPKVPQHDSKIRGFQLGKVSCQIVDGKVCLPETVALLQSKLCDVSGGSHPTCGPIITGLVPPLSPGLWRHDPTTATAAHDLCWQASPATSSHVVTSGRNRGRVFTGGQVPVVMDCSPARCPVQPASYKSKGKNSAGSKHHGGVCATSAPGSSKRSRVSRDAERAEGARVRKRKSADSGVRRQLRRCCVTGGVRGRVALKERNESQHREKLATNVLQAPKTEAGHVTPQEHRILSLTSESLTPNPLEERYKSKMAGAEAAPSHYQPGKESHTDGSQIQIENERRMQNIKHDKRFQQFLGSIFNTLGSSSSGTSSNLDVTPSTQTRPEVTGLRSTELRLTAATTGGVEKDDDEGKAISGLEQRLESLLLLHVQAGDGTPADGGAIDDLSTLTLSAQPSNLFSGFQDLLLESQGLFSLGLLGRDAKSRIPSQDFILSPVLSLWKGSSPAAAQGTLSGELQLCPSDWNHHNRTTDPHPETRPCSSGITKDNSSPSLDTNSLVSQLLQCLPSRDLNDLPS; encoded by the exons ATCACTCAGGCCGAAAAAGTCAAGAAAGCTCGCCGACGGGAACAAAACCGACGAGCGGCCAAACGGTTTCGACAGAAAGAGAAACGCAGACGACAACATCTACTGACA CTCATTGACGACTTCGAGAGCAGAAACGAAAGACTGGAGACCGAGCGCCACCGTCTGCAACAAGAGAGGTCACTCATTCTGTCCAGGATCGCTCACCACACCAAACTGTGCTCGTCGTGCCCGAAACGACTGACCCCTTCAGAGGTCATGGTGGAGAAGGATATATCTCAAGGATGCATTCCACTGTCAAAGAGAACGGAGGTGGAAGGTCGCGGAAAAGATGTCGCAGCTCGCGCGAGCGACACTGCTGCTGAAAGTGTCGAGGTGACCTCTGCACTAGCGGGATGCTCACGTGACCTGCAAAAGGGATGGTGCACCGTGGCAGTATCTCCAGATGCCAATGCCGGCGACGGAAACGAGAAAAACAGACCGGAAGAGAGCGAGAACAGGGTTAGACTTGCGGATGACGTCACAGGAAGTGGGGGGATCTGTTTGTTGATAAGAAATTTGGGGGCGGACAGTACCCAGCAGACAATCGTGTTGAACATACCCGCTACAGTTGTCACCCTCAGTGAGCAGGCAGACAGTCCTACACTGCAAGATCCTTCTCAACATCCTTCTCAACAACCTACTCAACAACCTACTCAACAACCTCTGTTTAAAGAAGTTCCAAGGCAGACTGACCCAGAACATTCGGTTTGCTTTCAACCTCAACCCTGTGTTCAGCCTAACTCTGGGCAGGCAGACCCCAAGGTTCCGCAGCACGATTCCAAGATTCGAGGGTTTCAGCTTGGCAAGGTCAGTTGCCAGATAGTGGATGGCAAGGTTTGTCTCCCGGAAACTGTTGCCTTGCTTCAGTCCAAGCTTTGTGACGTCAGTGGGGGAAGCCATCCAACCTGTGGGCCCATCATCACGGGGTTAGTCCCACCGCTATCACCTGGATTATGGCGACACGACCCAACAACGGCGACAGCCGCACATGACCTTTGCTGGCAAGCGAGTCCAGCAACATCGAGCCACGTGGTCACAAGTGGGAGGAACAGGGGAAGGGTTTTCACGGGTGGTCAGGTCCCTGTAGTCATGGACTGTAGTCCAGCGCGTTGCCCGGTACAACCTGCCTCGTACAAGAGCAAAGGAAAGAACTCTGCTGGCAGCAAGCATCATGGAGGCGTCTGCGCAACTTCCGCTCCTGGGTCGTCCAAACGCAGccgtgtgtcacgtgatgctgaACGAGCGGAGGGGGCGCgagtcagaaaaagaaagagtgcGGATAGCGGAGTTCGTCGTCAGCTACGGCGATGTTGTGTGACCGGAGGCGTGAGAGGACGGGTGGCACTGAAAGAGAGGAACGAAAGTCAACATCGCGAAAAGTTAGCCACGAACGTGCTGCAGGCTCCGAAGACGGAAGCCGGTCATGTGACGCCTCAGGAGCACAGAATCTTGTCCCTAACTTCAGAATCCCTGACGCCCAACCCCTTGGAGGAACGTTACAAAAGCAAGATGGCGGGTGCTGAAGCTGCGCCCTCCCATTATCAGCCGGGTAAGGAATCTCACACGGACGGGAGCCAAATTCAGATCGAGAACGAGCGAAGGATGCAGAACATCAAACACGACAAACGGTTTCAACAATTTCTGGGATCCATTTTCAATACTCTCGGCAGCTCCTCGAGCGGTACTAGTTCCAACCTCGATGTCACGCCGTCGACCCAAACTAGACCAGAAGTAACGGGGTTGAGGTCCACAGAGTTGCGCCTCACTGCTGCTACAACTGGAGGAGTCGAAAAGGATGACGACGAGGGCAAAGCCATTTCCGGTCTGGAGCAGCGCTTAGAGAGCCTGTTgctgctgcacgtgcaggcgGGGGATGGGACACCGGCAGATGGAGGTGCCATAGACGATCTGTCGACGCTGACTCTGTCTGCTCAGCCGTCCAACTTGTTTTCTGGCTTTCAGGACTTACTGTTGGAATCTCAAGGCCTGTTCAGCCTGGGTTTGCTTGGCAGAGATGCAAAAAGTAGAATCCCTTCTCaagattttattctttctcctgTTCTTTCGCTATGGAAAGGCAGTTCACCTGCTGCGGCACAGGGTACTTTATCGGGTGAGCTACAACTGTGTCCTTCTGACTGGAATCATCACAATCGCACGACAGATCCCCACCCCGAGACCAGACCATGCTCCTCTGGCATCACGAAGGACAACTCCAGCCCGTCTCTGGACACCAACAGCCTCGTCAGCCAGCTTCTGCAGTGTCTCCCCTCGCGAGATCTCAACGACCTTCCATCGTGA